One genomic window of Paraburkholderia acidiphila includes the following:
- a CDS encoding ATP-binding protein — translation MLSVLRHLNYKAWFAIAEFIDNALQSYLANREALEAINGPDFRLEVDVRIDTNGPGLIVVSDNAAGISTADFPRAFRAAQVPTDRTGLSEFGMGMKSAACWFAERWSVRTKAAGEELERTIHFDIRHIVDNKIESLNTEARDVGSPSAHYTVVTLRGLHHVPQGRTLGKIKDHLASIYRMFLRDGRMTLRFNNEQLTYASPPILKAQKYIAPGVPAQGADANPVEWRKDIALDFGKGQRVTGFAALRETGSTPFAGFALFRRDRLIEGSHDETYRPSFIFKQTNSYPYQRLFGELHVEGFEVSHTKDGFRWEEYEDVFLEFLKAQLEAGPLDLLAQAENYRALPSKKSIEARAAAATASVVDYIEKDVAPVLVEAKENPTDALPLPRTLVPSALQASERSVCVNDGLWDWIITIRTTVDPAREDWVSLAKQDPQPGDLDDTRRLIVELALAHPFSSEFLGAHNENVELFLRVATAICISLVLAEDHTAVAPEVVLHHFNQLMRGALSHAALNNDDRLNPSA, via the coding sequence ATGCTTTCGGTGCTCCGGCACCTGAACTACAAGGCCTGGTTTGCTATCGCGGAATTCATCGACAACGCGCTGCAGAGTTACCTGGCTAACCGCGAGGCTCTAGAGGCTATAAACGGCCCCGATTTCCGCCTCGAGGTAGATGTTCGTATCGACACCAACGGTCCCGGCCTCATCGTCGTTTCCGACAACGCCGCGGGTATCTCCACTGCGGACTTCCCCCGAGCTTTCCGAGCTGCACAGGTGCCAACGGACCGGACTGGCTTGTCGGAGTTCGGCATGGGCATGAAGAGTGCAGCCTGCTGGTTTGCCGAGAGGTGGAGCGTTCGCACTAAGGCCGCCGGAGAGGAGCTCGAGCGAACGATTCATTTCGACATTCGCCACATCGTCGACAACAAGATCGAGAGCCTAAATACAGAGGCTCGCGACGTCGGCAGCCCTTCGGCTCACTATACCGTCGTCACTCTGCGCGGTCTGCATCACGTCCCCCAAGGTCGCACGCTCGGGAAAATCAAAGACCATTTGGCGAGCATCTACCGGATGTTCCTGAGAGATGGCCGGATGACGCTGAGGTTCAACAATGAGCAGCTAACGTATGCCTCGCCTCCCATCCTTAAGGCGCAAAAGTACATCGCGCCCGGCGTGCCGGCTCAGGGGGCTGACGCGAACCCCGTCGAATGGCGCAAGGATATCGCACTGGACTTTGGCAAAGGGCAGCGCGTGACCGGTTTTGCTGCATTGCGTGAAACAGGCTCGACTCCATTCGCCGGCTTCGCGCTTTTCCGGCGCGACCGCCTCATCGAAGGGAGTCACGACGAGACCTACCGTCCGAGCTTCATTTTCAAGCAGACTAACAGCTACCCTTATCAACGCCTGTTTGGTGAGTTGCACGTCGAAGGCTTCGAGGTCAGCCACACGAAGGACGGCTTCCGGTGGGAAGAGTACGAAGACGTTTTTCTTGAATTTCTGAAGGCGCAGTTGGAGGCTGGGCCATTGGACCTGCTGGCGCAGGCAGAGAATTACCGCGCGCTGCCTTCGAAGAAGAGTATCGAGGCAAGAGCTGCAGCGGCCACGGCCTCTGTGGTTGACTACATCGAAAAGGACGTCGCGCCGGTCCTCGTCGAAGCCAAGGAAAACCCGACTGATGCGTTGCCTTTGCCTCGGACGCTGGTTCCCAGTGCGCTGCAAGCATCTGAGCGTAGCGTGTGTGTCAATGACGGCCTCTGGGATTGGATCATCACGATCCGCACGACCGTGGACCCGGCGCGTGAGGACTGGGTGTCACTGGCCAAGCAGGACCCTCAGCCCGGCGATCTGGACGACACGCGACGACTGATCGTCGAACTCGCTCTTGCGCACCCGTTTTCTAGCGAATTTCTCGGAGCGCACAACGAGAATGTAGAGTTGTTTCTGCGAGTTGCCACGGCAATTTGCATCTCGTTGGTCCTTGCAGAGGACCACACGGCGGTCGCCCCTGAGGTAGTACTACACCATTTCAACCAGCTGATGCGTGGTGCGTTGAGTCATGCCGCGCTAAACAACGATGACCGCCTCAATCCAAGTGCTTAG
- a CDS encoding DUF4917 family protein, giving the protein MTHKIFNWLDIAEDFSQTLLLGNGASVAVHGEFGYSGLFEAAQVHRFIDASVQEVFTKFETNDFELVLRRLWQAKQVNTALGIAVKEVDEAYAVVRGALIKTVQKVHVSYEDAREHFEHIYKFMRRFRTVISLNYDLIVYWAAQFGNDELGSRYHFKDGFNKCVFADDWAMYREAYSGIENPTIFCYPHGNITLGMTTSLDERKLVAGSQDLLNSIIDAWDTGTRSPIFVSDGTSKQKLDAILKSDYLRSVYGGPLSEVGESLVIYGWGIAKQEEHILDRIGAATPERIAVSVYDGMQAYCEHAYRALSDLGVKDIRFFHSDSDGAWNNPVSSTSFV; this is encoded by the coding sequence ATGACTCACAAGATTTTCAATTGGCTAGACATCGCGGAAGACTTCTCTCAGACGTTGCTGTTGGGAAACGGAGCGAGCGTCGCGGTACATGGAGAATTCGGATACTCGGGTCTTTTCGAAGCAGCGCAAGTCCATCGCTTCATTGACGCCAGTGTCCAGGAGGTCTTCACGAAATTCGAAACGAATGATTTTGAACTCGTGCTTCGCCGACTCTGGCAGGCTAAACAGGTCAATACGGCATTGGGCATTGCCGTGAAGGAGGTTGACGAGGCGTACGCGGTGGTACGTGGCGCCCTGATTAAGACCGTCCAGAAGGTGCATGTGTCGTATGAAGACGCCAGGGAGCACTTTGAGCACATTTACAAGTTCATGCGTCGGTTCCGTACGGTTATCTCATTAAACTACGATCTAATTGTCTACTGGGCAGCCCAGTTCGGGAACGATGAACTAGGTAGCAGATATCACTTCAAGGATGGGTTCAACAAATGCGTTTTCGCAGATGACTGGGCGATGTACAGGGAAGCTTATAGTGGCATCGAGAACCCAACCATCTTCTGCTATCCGCATGGCAATATTACACTCGGCATGACGACGTCCCTCGACGAGCGGAAGCTAGTGGCGGGATCGCAAGACTTGCTCAACTCAATCATTGACGCATGGGACACTGGAACGCGTTCTCCTATTTTTGTCTCTGACGGCACCTCCAAGCAAAAGCTGGACGCCATCTTGAAGTCGGACTACCTTCGAAGCGTGTACGGTGGTCCACTGAGCGAGGTGGGTGAGTCGCTGGTCATTTATGGTTGGGGCATCGCAAAGCAAGAGGAACACATCCTTGATCGGATAGGAGCGGCTACGCCCGAACGGATCGCAGTTTCAGTCTACGACGGCATGCAAGCGTACTGTGAGCATGCCTATAGGGCTCTCTCGGATCTCGGAGTCAAAGACATACGCTTCTTCCATTCGGATAGCGACGGTGCGTGGAACAATCCGGTTTCCTCAACTTCTTTCGTCTGA
- the dcm gene encoding DNA (cytosine-5-)-methyltransferase has product MQAFRFIDLFAGLGGFHLALARMGGQCVFAAEWKEHLRELYETNHGLKPAGDITQVHPWDVPDHDVLTAGFPCQPFSKAGEQLGFECTEQGNLFFNVAAILKEKKPTFFILENVPNLLKHDKGRTWEEIQKILGTGEGGLGYNIRAQRLSPHHFGIPQIRERVYIVGSLLPLDGFVWPEINNTETNIDTVLDNKPSDAKQLSAQVKECLEVWDEFLKASPKDVELPSFPLWSMEWGATYPYETTTPHALKKLYGMDGLKGFKGSHGVKVGTLKSLDGRWNALPSHARTADKAFPKWKQDFIRQNRQFYEDNKSWIDPWLPKVLKFPSSLQKFEWNVKGGKRNIWDYVIQFRASGVRVKRRTTAPSLIAMTDTQVPIIGWQRRYMTPVECARLQSLDSLKELPKSASRAFAALGNAVNSNVVETVARALLAVQPAPKGSDKRRQSEAVAV; this is encoded by the coding sequence ATGCAAGCATTCCGATTTATTGATCTCTTTGCCGGCCTGGGTGGCTTCCATCTGGCGCTCGCTCGCATGGGCGGCCAGTGCGTATTCGCCGCTGAGTGGAAAGAACACCTGCGCGAACTCTACGAGACCAACCACGGGCTAAAGCCTGCCGGCGATATCACTCAAGTCCACCCTTGGGATGTTCCGGACCACGACGTCCTTACGGCGGGCTTTCCTTGTCAGCCCTTCTCCAAGGCGGGGGAGCAGCTTGGCTTCGAGTGCACGGAGCAGGGTAACTTGTTCTTTAACGTCGCCGCGATTCTCAAGGAAAAAAAGCCGACCTTCTTCATCCTCGAGAACGTGCCGAACCTGCTCAAGCACGACAAGGGCCGCACGTGGGAGGAAATCCAAAAGATTCTGGGCACCGGCGAAGGCGGTCTTGGCTACAACATTCGTGCCCAGCGACTGTCGCCTCACCATTTCGGCATCCCGCAGATTCGCGAGCGCGTGTACATCGTGGGCTCTTTGTTGCCCCTCGACGGCTTCGTTTGGCCGGAGATCAACAACACAGAGACCAATATTGATACCGTGCTCGACAACAAGCCCTCTGACGCGAAGCAACTGTCAGCGCAGGTTAAGGAGTGCCTTGAAGTCTGGGATGAGTTTCTGAAGGCTTCCCCGAAAGATGTGGAGTTGCCGTCGTTCCCTTTGTGGTCGATGGAGTGGGGCGCGACCTATCCGTATGAGACGACTACACCGCATGCGCTGAAGAAGTTGTACGGTATGGATGGCCTGAAGGGCTTTAAGGGCAGTCATGGCGTCAAGGTTGGCACATTGAAATCGCTTGACGGACGTTGGAACGCTTTGCCCAGTCACGCGCGAACAGCGGATAAGGCCTTCCCGAAGTGGAAGCAGGATTTCATTCGACAGAATCGCCAGTTCTACGAAGACAACAAGTCGTGGATTGATCCCTGGCTGCCCAAGGTTCTGAAATTCCCGTCGAGTCTGCAGAAATTCGAATGGAACGTTAAAGGCGGCAAGCGTAATATCTGGGATTACGTCATACAATTTCGTGCATCGGGTGTGCGCGTCAAGCGGCGCACCACCGCTCCGAGTCTGATTGCGATGACGGACACGCAGGTGCCCATCATCGGTTGGCAGAGGCGATATATGACCCCGGTCGAATGTGCACGCCTGCAAAGCCTGGATAGTCTCAAAGAGCTCCCCAAGAGCGCAAGCCGGGCCTTCGCAGCGTTGGGCAATGCCGTGAACTCCAATGTCGTGGAGACGGTGGCGCGGGCGCTTTTGGCGGTTCAGCCGGCACCTAAAGGCAGCGATAAACGCCGCCAGTCTGAGGCGGTCGCAGTCTAA
- a CDS encoding MrcB family domain-containing protein, translating to MAIPPAERSKILEAMNEFDSTLLPTDEWRDWQNNRSQLWALKYEGRLYPPKKIISLATGLPVGKFSGGPEAIDYLEKHELEVIRLRQFTLDSVFKLILERYDEARKSIEYAGNHEIKEFFDEAGRIIRVSSTLTGHPNINVVTSYGKGDFARIPWISLLDKRETETTQAGIYIVYLFEEGGKGVYLKLAQGVALAQKEYGAKAKEALQENAGKIRVQCSNLASHGFDLSGKTNLQTDSKLGKLYEASTIAAKRYSSDAMPSEAELFGDLKILLSTYDGYVINRDSATQPILDQRRLALIGTWRSVADDAEEVKQKIQSNGGWASWWSFTIKEEAQPRLSTPFNLYAYTGNGILGAKLRVAEYKTSRGNGGLESPWPELTDERWRGTTRVSNAQSGIFKTWFRIDRIEVLDPPMVVSAFDISPSLSTAQNVLNQNTFGYVYDRDDDVTSYSKTEPLLEISLDWLAQQTGLSSSSLQEMITALRTDSPQIILAGPPGTGKTWVARQLAHYLTRGNPRCIRFVQFHPSYTYESFMEGLRPVTRNGGISFEVTNGLVLDCVENMRRCGDLNNPAQDHVIVIDEANRANLPKVLGELMFLFEYRQQSVRLQYSGDFLLPANLRFIATMNTADRSIRSIDVALRRRFDVFELRPDPEILRKYYENNRPSLPGLVDGFVQLNQMLESELDRHHTIGHTFFMRSEMGAETLRKIWTRRVFPLIEEFFFDQPQFTREFSLERFWPAANGA from the coding sequence ATGGCAATACCCCCGGCCGAAAGAAGCAAGATTCTCGAGGCGATGAACGAGTTTGACAGCACCCTACTTCCCACCGACGAGTGGCGCGATTGGCAGAACAACCGGTCGCAGCTCTGGGCTCTCAAATACGAAGGGCGGCTCTATCCGCCTAAAAAGATCATTTCGCTTGCTACCGGACTACCGGTCGGAAAATTTTCAGGTGGCCCCGAAGCGATCGACTATCTAGAGAAACATGAATTGGAAGTAATTCGACTTCGTCAATTTACTCTCGATTCAGTCTTTAAGCTGATCCTTGAGCGATATGACGAGGCTCGAAAATCGATTGAATATGCGGGTAACCATGAGATTAAGGAGTTCTTCGACGAGGCCGGCCGAATCATCAGAGTATCTTCCACGCTGACTGGCCACCCGAATATCAACGTGGTAACGTCATACGGGAAAGGTGATTTTGCTCGGATCCCCTGGATTTCCTTGCTCGACAAACGTGAAACGGAAACCACTCAAGCGGGTATTTACATCGTTTACCTGTTCGAAGAAGGTGGAAAGGGTGTCTACCTTAAACTTGCGCAAGGTGTAGCGTTAGCTCAGAAGGAGTATGGCGCCAAGGCAAAAGAAGCGCTTCAGGAAAATGCTGGAAAGATCCGTGTTCAGTGTTCCAATCTGGCATCTCATGGCTTCGATCTCTCTGGCAAGACTAACCTGCAGACGGATAGTAAGCTCGGAAAGCTTTATGAAGCTTCGACAATTGCTGCCAAGCGCTATTCCTCCGATGCGATGCCATCGGAGGCTGAGCTGTTTGGGGATCTCAAAATACTTCTTAGTACCTACGACGGATACGTAATCAATCGAGACTCGGCCACGCAGCCGATCCTAGATCAGCGGCGCTTGGCGCTGATAGGAACTTGGCGCTCAGTTGCGGATGACGCTGAAGAGGTCAAACAAAAGATTCAATCCAACGGAGGATGGGCCTCCTGGTGGAGCTTTACAATCAAAGAGGAAGCGCAGCCAAGGCTCTCCACGCCGTTTAATCTATATGCCTATACCGGCAACGGCATCCTCGGTGCCAAGCTTAGAGTAGCCGAATATAAAACTAGCCGAGGAAACGGCGGCCTTGAATCTCCTTGGCCGGAATTGACCGATGAAAGATGGCGTGGAACGACTCGTGTGAGCAACGCGCAATCTGGAATTTTTAAGACATGGTTCCGAATCGATCGCATCGAAGTTCTTGATCCGCCGATGGTGGTGTCAGCTTTCGACATTTCACCATCTCTTTCAACAGCGCAAAACGTACTGAATCAAAATACTTTTGGCTACGTGTATGACCGAGACGACGACGTCACTTCTTATTCAAAAACTGAACCATTACTCGAGATTTCATTGGATTGGCTCGCACAGCAGACAGGATTGTCGAGTAGCAGTCTTCAAGAGATGATTACTGCGCTCCGGACTGATTCGCCACAGATCATTCTCGCTGGCCCTCCTGGGACTGGAAAAACATGGGTTGCGCGCCAACTCGCACATTACCTGACTCGTGGCAATCCGCGATGCATTCGCTTCGTTCAATTTCACCCAAGCTATACCTACGAGTCGTTCATGGAAGGACTCCGGCCAGTGACCCGTAACGGGGGCATCTCCTTCGAGGTCACAAACGGATTGGTCCTCGATTGCGTCGAGAATATGAGAAGGTGCGGGGATTTGAACAACCCCGCTCAAGATCATGTAATCGTTATTGACGAGGCCAATCGAGCAAATCTGCCCAAAGTGCTGGGAGAGCTGATGTTCCTGTTTGAATATCGTCAGCAGTCCGTTCGCCTTCAGTACTCCGGGGACTTTCTTCTTCCTGCCAATCTACGGTTTATTGCGACGATGAACACCGCAGACCGCAGTATCCGATCGATTGACGTCGCATTGCGGCGGCGATTTGACGTATTTGAACTGCGCCCAGACCCTGAGATTCTACGCAAGTACTATGAGAATAACCGACCGTCTCTCCCGGGACTTGTCGATGGGTTTGTGCAACTCAACCAGATGTTGGAAAGCGAACTGGATCGGCATCATACGATTGGACACACCTTCTTCATGCGGTCAGAGATGGGCGCGGAGACGCTTCGCAAAATCTGGACACGCCGTGTCTTTCCTTTAATTGAGGAGTTCTTCTTCGATCAACCCCAGTTCACTCGAGAATTCAGCCTGGAACGCTTCTGGCCCGCAGCAAATGGTGCATGA
- a CDS encoding PD-(D/E)XK motif protein, with amino-acid sequence MSLITTFRALPPAPSAVDFTAFPLPGGRTDFLAKASDGGPVFLLQDSSPTIYSPAIELKYVSVQFHSTCRVTTGGGAIENQFAVVSCDASVPELHEVFIRCLAAAVEQLPVVAGTSDLQHCVRSLLDLFRALSRPSSREVTGLWAELFIIAKSKNVAQALRAWHADQFERFDFSWPSGCLEVKATANELRQHEFALEQLQSPLGGSGYVASVLLQAQGGGVGVIDLGNEIEASVATEPGLRQKLWENVAASLGDDFSERLDRTFDASYAARNLAVYAMGDIPALQQPSDPRITAVRFRTDLSTVTSSLAGSARSVLDTLFM; translated from the coding sequence TTGAGCCTCATCACCACTTTCCGGGCGCTGCCGCCCGCGCCTTCGGCCGTTGACTTCACTGCCTTTCCGTTGCCGGGGGGGCGGACCGACTTCCTCGCGAAGGCCAGCGACGGCGGTCCGGTCTTCTTACTGCAAGATTCGAGTCCGACGATTTACTCGCCGGCCATCGAACTCAAGTACGTCTCCGTCCAGTTCCACAGCACGTGCCGTGTAACCACGGGCGGCGGTGCAATCGAGAACCAGTTCGCGGTCGTTTCCTGCGACGCCAGCGTTCCTGAACTTCATGAAGTGTTCATCCGATGTCTCGCAGCGGCCGTCGAACAGTTGCCCGTCGTGGCCGGCACTTCGGATCTTCAACATTGCGTACGGTCGCTCTTGGATCTTTTTCGCGCACTCAGTCGGCCGAGCAGCCGTGAGGTAACCGGCCTGTGGGCAGAGCTATTCATCATTGCCAAGAGCAAGAACGTAGCTCAGGCCCTGCGTGCGTGGCACGCCGACCAGTTCGAGCGGTTCGACTTCTCTTGGCCGTCGGGATGTCTCGAAGTGAAGGCTACGGCCAATGAATTGCGTCAGCACGAATTTGCGTTGGAGCAATTGCAGTCTCCGTTGGGTGGGTCAGGGTACGTCGCCTCCGTCCTGCTTCAAGCACAAGGTGGCGGCGTTGGCGTTATCGACCTGGGCAACGAAATTGAGGCCAGCGTCGCGACCGAGCCGGGCTTGCGTCAAAAGCTCTGGGAAAACGTCGCAGCGTCTCTCGGAGATGACTTCTCTGAGCGCTTGGACCGCACATTTGACGCTTCGTATGCCGCTCGCAATCTCGCGGTCTATGCGATGGGAGATATTCCGGCACTTCAGCAACCGAGCGACCCGCGCATTACCGCGGTGCGATTTCGAACTGACCTATCGACAGTGACGTCCTCGCTGGCAGGCAGTGCAAGAAGCGTCCTCGACACTCTGTTCATGTAA
- a CDS encoding McrC family protein: MVHDLELVESRQSSLDISEDDASLLSRIGRELASTQRWWGETQPPANRSVIDVRRAQDGRFEVTFREVIGVVQIGEYRIRVRPKIPWEHFIFIASRSELAARVSSEIASVERGFEFLEILCRWYVEAAERLFTLGLRSDYLEVQEERDEVRGQLLPLRTAMEVMKGRPIASCVFDELSIDTPFNRIIRATCERVARLERVSAEVRRRSRRLVYRLDTVGALRPADRRLKPDRLSKSYMHPLALAHLILDGCGVTLSTGHVQGTSFLIRTPEIIEDGMRSIVAEGLPSIQVRKRRHLLDDSGISINPDIVFGDSLAVADVKYKYFDRDWNRNDFNQIVAFATALHCDQCALLGFTFDSSFSKPSIVSVGRVKATRIGWPVGLGTQPEKIADVVTAELNRWLLNSRSTML, translated from the coding sequence ATGGTGCATGACCTAGAACTCGTCGAGTCCAGGCAATCGTCGCTGGATATTAGCGAAGACGATGCGTCATTGCTTTCCAGAATTGGGCGCGAACTCGCGTCGACCCAGCGCTGGTGGGGAGAGACGCAACCGCCGGCGAATCGATCTGTCATCGATGTTCGACGGGCACAAGACGGACGGTTCGAAGTAACATTCCGAGAAGTCATCGGAGTTGTTCAAATTGGAGAGTACCGAATCCGCGTGCGACCGAAGATTCCGTGGGAGCATTTCATCTTTATCGCATCAAGATCCGAACTTGCTGCCCGCGTTTCGAGCGAGATCGCATCGGTCGAACGAGGGTTTGAGTTCTTGGAGATTCTCTGTCGGTGGTACGTCGAAGCGGCCGAACGCCTTTTCACGCTAGGTCTGCGGAGCGATTATCTGGAAGTTCAGGAGGAGCGCGATGAAGTTCGCGGCCAACTCCTTCCTCTCCGAACAGCAATGGAAGTAATGAAGGGACGGCCTATCGCATCATGCGTTTTCGACGAACTGTCGATCGACACTCCGTTCAACCGAATCATTCGTGCAACATGTGAACGCGTCGCACGTCTCGAACGGGTATCTGCCGAGGTCAGGAGGCGCTCCCGGCGCCTCGTCTATCGATTGGACACCGTCGGAGCGCTGCGTCCAGCTGATCGTCGACTAAAGCCAGACCGTCTATCTAAGAGCTACATGCATCCGCTTGCGTTGGCTCATCTCATTCTGGACGGCTGCGGCGTCACGCTATCAACTGGGCACGTACAAGGCACATCCTTCCTAATCCGGACGCCGGAGATCATTGAGGACGGGATGCGGAGCATCGTTGCTGAGGGGCTGCCATCGATTCAGGTCAGGAAACGTCGGCACCTGCTCGACGACTCTGGGATTTCAATTAACCCTGACATTGTGTTCGGTGACAGCCTTGCGGTCGCTGACGTTAAGTATAAGTACTTTGATCGCGACTGGAATCGAAACGACTTCAATCAAATTGTTGCGTTTGCAACGGCGCTTCACTGCGACCAGTGTGCCCTCTTGGGTTTCACCTTTGATTCGAGCTTTTCGAAGCCCAGTATCGTCAGCGTCGGTCGCGTTAAGGCCACCCGAATCGGATGGCCTGTCGGCCTAGGGACGCAGCCCGAGAAAATCGCGGATGTGGTGACTGCCGAACTTAACCGTTGGCTGCTCAACTCAAGATCTACTATGCTTTGA
- a CDS encoding Z1 domain-containing protein yields the protein MTASIQVLRTIKPPLRWVPEQREFTRSFLESKSRDPNGPSYDDLTEGPESVLQEAQRILGRCLPPTETGNAETGLVVGYVQSGKTLSFETVIALARDNGYGVVIVLAGTKNNLLDQSEERLKKDFGIDDGDDHWYHLHNPTSTQKSQIETKVAAWQRKPTKKALLITVLKHGGWLEKLATVLKSVKLEGVPSLIIDDESDQASLNTKAARIKAGLAAITDISTTYKSILKLRAVLPHHSYLQYTATPQAMLLLAQTDFLNPNFAELVTPGDAYTGGKEFFKGDPGLIVDIPLTQVPTPTRALTSPPKTLLESFRSFLLVAAHHSLTRQRGPKPKDRNRSMMVHPAVATRSHKQYKAWLDKARKTLKATLEQLHASNPAAAEALFKSEYDSLAKTFPDIRPLSELVAELVDEVFDELDIVEINGTKDAEAKVKWKTTRYWVLVGGAKLDRGYTVEGLCTTYMPRPLGTSPAADTLQQRARFFGYKAPYLGLCRVYVQATVKAAFTEYIEHEEFVRSALAGNRGKPLSDWRRDFILTELLKPTRANVVGLGTRRIPVNGWLVPDALQNDDNAAEANRKLLAVVVPKWTQAYGQPVNAATLLTGISSSPHDVIEAVPLRAVLEDFLLEVRVRNARDAEEHSAMLIALASMLAADSTLKVDVFLMNRLQEGYRTRVAGHGLPAANRYAPINQYFSQSAGTVNDSKHCFKDRISLQLRRFNLGKHQRDPSTADVKDVTWFALNVPSKLRKALLIEARK from the coding sequence ATGACCGCCTCAATCCAAGTGCTTAGAACGATCAAACCGCCCCTCCGTTGGGTGCCTGAGCAACGGGAATTCACGCGCTCTTTCCTTGAAAGCAAGTCTCGCGACCCTAACGGACCGAGCTATGACGACCTGACAGAAGGTCCAGAGTCGGTTCTACAGGAAGCGCAGCGAATTCTTGGGCGGTGTCTTCCGCCAACGGAGACGGGCAACGCTGAAACCGGCTTGGTCGTCGGGTACGTGCAGAGCGGCAAGACGCTGTCCTTCGAGACTGTCATTGCCTTGGCACGCGATAACGGGTATGGCGTCGTCATCGTACTGGCGGGCACGAAGAATAACCTTCTTGACCAATCGGAGGAGCGTCTCAAGAAGGACTTCGGCATTGACGACGGTGACGACCATTGGTATCACCTGCACAACCCGACATCGACGCAAAAGTCGCAGATAGAGACCAAAGTCGCCGCATGGCAGAGGAAGCCCACGAAGAAGGCCCTTCTCATCACGGTTCTCAAGCATGGCGGTTGGCTCGAGAAGCTTGCCACGGTGCTGAAGAGCGTTAAGTTGGAAGGCGTACCCAGCCTTATCATCGACGACGAGAGCGACCAAGCGAGCCTGAACACCAAGGCGGCTCGAATCAAAGCGGGACTGGCAGCAATTACCGACATTAGCACCACTTACAAGTCTATCTTGAAGCTGCGGGCGGTCTTACCCCATCACTCATACCTTCAGTACACCGCTACGCCGCAGGCAATGTTGCTGCTAGCGCAAACAGATTTCCTTAATCCGAACTTCGCCGAACTGGTCACGCCAGGAGATGCGTACACGGGCGGCAAGGAGTTCTTCAAGGGTGACCCTGGCCTAATCGTCGACATCCCGTTGACGCAGGTACCTACGCCGACGCGTGCCCTTACCAGTCCGCCGAAGACTCTGCTTGAGTCGTTTAGGTCGTTCTTGCTGGTGGCAGCGCATCATTCACTTACGCGCCAGCGAGGACCAAAGCCAAAGGACCGGAACCGTTCGATGATGGTCCATCCAGCGGTCGCCACTAGATCGCACAAACAGTATAAGGCGTGGCTCGACAAGGCACGGAAGACCCTCAAGGCGACATTGGAGCAACTCCACGCCAGCAATCCGGCCGCAGCCGAAGCGCTCTTCAAGAGTGAGTACGACTCTCTGGCCAAGACCTTCCCTGACATTCGACCGCTGTCCGAACTGGTCGCAGAACTTGTGGATGAGGTGTTCGACGAACTCGACATCGTCGAAATCAACGGCACAAAGGACGCTGAAGCGAAAGTCAAGTGGAAAACCACCCGCTATTGGGTACTCGTAGGTGGCGCAAAGCTCGACCGCGGATACACGGTTGAAGGACTGTGTACGACCTACATGCCGCGCCCGCTGGGAACTTCGCCCGCTGCAGATACGCTGCAGCAGCGAGCTCGATTTTTTGGTTACAAGGCGCCTTACCTCGGGCTGTGTCGTGTCTACGTTCAAGCGACCGTCAAAGCGGCTTTCACCGAATACATCGAGCATGAGGAGTTTGTCCGAAGCGCGCTGGCCGGCAACCGAGGCAAACCTCTCTCTGACTGGCGACGTGACTTCATTCTCACAGAACTCCTGAAGCCGACGCGGGCTAATGTCGTCGGCTTGGGTACACGCCGAATTCCTGTCAATGGCTGGCTCGTGCCGGATGCCCTGCAAAACGACGACAACGCGGCAGAGGCCAACCGAAAGCTCCTTGCGGTGGTGGTGCCGAAATGGACGCAGGCCTATGGGCAACCCGTCAATGCAGCTACGCTGCTCACAGGTATATCAAGTTCGCCGCACGATGTGATTGAGGCGGTGCCTTTGAGGGCGGTCCTTGAAGACTTTCTCCTCGAGGTGCGTGTTCGCAATGCAAGAGATGCTGAAGAGCACAGTGCGATGCTCATTGCGCTGGCCTCGATGCTCGCTGCCGACAGCACCCTCAAGGTCGACGTTTTTTTGATGAACCGGCTTCAAGAGGGCTATCGCACCCGAGTTGCCGGCCATGGGTTGCCGGCCGCTAATCGTTATGCGCCCATCAATCAGTACTTTAGCCAGAGTGCGGGTACGGTGAACGACAGCAAACACTGCTTCAAAGACCGCATCAGCCTACAGCTACGCAGGTTCAACTTGGGTAAACATCAGCGAGACCCGAGCACCGCCGACGTGAAGGACGTGACTTGGTTTGCCCTAAATGTGCCGTCGAAACTGCGCAAGGCGCTCCTAATTGAGGCGAGGAAGTGA